From Aspergillus fumigatus Af293 chromosome 5, whole genome shotgun sequence, a single genomic window includes:
- a CDS encoding sulfotransferase family protein, which translates to MGQTTSIPKPGTQIQVIGAGLPRTGTTSLSMALAILLDAPVYHCNTQTTRGPPSELKSWIRILHAWLEGDRPTVLAALKSCLTGFAAVTDTPACHLLPELLELYPDAKVVCTVRDPLAWEKSMKQAHGLTRTWFLKALLFPLPGMRHFVDFTWLLRRQWSRLYADGRHLNSVNEVAATLPQRETYSRHLAWLKENVPPHQLIFFDVREGWEPLCRALGKDVPKDVPFPHENDSVGIERTAKYHIRRALMRWAGMFALTGVIIIAGFS; encoded by the coding sequence ATGGGCCAAACCACTTCGATTCCGAAGCCCGGAACCCAAATCCAAGTCATCGGCGCCGGGCTGCCTCGCACTGGGACTACATCCTTGAGCATGGCCTTGGCTATCCTGCTCGACGCGCCCGTCTACCACTGCAACACCCAAACCACACGCGGGCCACCGTCGGAGCTAAAATCATGGATCCGCATCCTCCATGCATGGCTTGAGGGCGATCGTCCCACTGTCTTGGCTGCTCTCAAATCTTGCCTGACTGGCTTCGCTGCCGTCACCGACACTCCGGCTTGTCACCTTCTCCCAGAGTTGCTGGAACTCTACCCCGATGCCAAGGTCGTCTGTACAgtgcgtgatccgctcgcgTGGGAAAAGAGCATGAAACAAGCGCATGGGCTTACAAGAACGTGGTTCCTAAAAGCGCTCCTGTTTCCACTGCCAGGCATGCGACATTTTGTGGACTTTActtggctgctgcggcgGCAGTGGAGCAGGCTGTATGCCGATGGTCGACATCTGAATTCGGTCAATGAGGTCGCCGCCACCCTGCCACAGAGGGAGACCTACTCCAGGCATCTAGCATGGTTGAAGGAAAATGTGCCACCCCATCAGCTTATATTCTTTGACGTGAGGGAGGGCTGGGAGCCGCTGTGTAGAGCGCTGGGTAAAGATGTTCCCAAGGATGTACCCTTCCCGCATGAGAATGACTCGGTGGGAATCGAGCGCACCGCCAAATACCACATCCGACGGGCGTTGATGCGGTGGGCGGGGATGTTTGCTCTGACTGGGGTTATTATTATAGCCGGTTTTTCGTGA